CGGTGCCTGCGGCGCTGACTGGCGATGATGTAGCAGCTTGGTCCTCCATCGCTGCATTGATCGGAACCAAAGGACTTGAAGGCGCACTTTTGGAACAACCCCCAAGCCAGGAGATCGAGGCTCGAATCGTGACAGAAACTGGAAACCTGGTTCTTGCTCGTGAAAAAGCGGTGATCGAACAAGTCTTCAGTGGGCGTACAACTCTTCGCATCACCAAGCTCATCAAGCATCTGCTCAAGCCCAATACCGGGCTTCCGATTATCACCACGAACTACGACCGCCTCGTGGAAATCGGCTTGGAAGAGGCTGGCGTCGGTGTCGATACACTGTTCACGGGGCGTTTCGCTGGGACGATCAATGAGGTTTTCAGCAGGTTCAGTTTTTGTACCGGTTTCAAGGGGCGTGGCAAGGCGCAATCCCTCACCTTCCGAAATCGCGCGATGGTTTACAAACCCCATGGGAGCTTGGACTGGTACTTACGTAATGGGAAGCCTGTGTGCTACGGCGGCGAGCTTGGCACCGATGTCCCCAGACTCATCATCACGCCAGGACGCAACAAGTTCCGTACAGGATATGACAGCCCCTTCGATGTGCACCGAAGCCGTGCAAACGATGCCATCGACAAGGCTAGTCGATTCCTAATTCTTGGATACGGGTTCAACGACGACCACCTGGAAACGCACTTGTCGCCCGCAATCCGACAAGGCAAGCCAACTCTGATGATGACCTTCGAATTGACGCAAAAGGCCAGGGCGATGGCGCTGGAATTGCCGTCGGTGATCGCCATGGATCGAACCTTGCAAGACGGCATCGAAGGCACACGCATCATCGCCGACCGTACTGAAACGATATTGCCACATCAGTCTCTCTGGGACGTGAACCACTTCATTCGCGAGGTTCTTTGATCATGACAGCATCCCCCGCAGCACTCCAGTTCGATGGCATCACACCACTTGGAAAGGTCGCATCCGTAGATACGAGTCGTGTCGTTGTGGATGTGTCAGATTCCGTCCTTTTAACGCGGATCGGTGTCGGAAACCTAATGGCAATCCGAGGCGCAACGGAAGCAGAATTCCTGATTGCAATTGTGGAACGCGTCACACGCAGCATGCAGGAAGAATTGCAGGAACCCGAACATGGCGAACTAGATGACGCCCTGCAATACGCCGAGGCCCCGAGGGATCTGGTTCGGGCAGCGATGATTGGCACATTCCGAACCGTTGACGGAGAGAAGCGCAACACCTTCAAGCGTGGGGCTGACAGCTTCCCACAGATCGACAGAGATTGCTTCATTATCGTCGGTCCCAATCTGCAACGATTTATGGGAACTCTGGGATCCGAGTACGCTGAAGCCGAACGCCTAAAACTTGGCGTCTTCGTTGCAGATCGCACCGCTGAGGCGGTTGCCAGTGGTGACCGCTTCTTCCAGCGGCATGCGGCGATCTTGGGAAGCACTGGCTCTGGAAAGAGCTGGACCGTCGCGCTCATCTTGGAACGAGCCGCGAAACTAAAGTACCCAAACATCTTGGTCTTCGACATGCATGGGGAGTACGCCCCACTGGCTGACAAGGCAAAGAACGGCTTTGCGGATCGACTTCGCATCGCGGGTCCAGGCGACCTCGAAAATCCAGGGGACGATGTTCTGTTTCTTCCCTACTGGCTTTTGAATCGCGACGAGATGCTCTCGATGATCCTGGATCGCAGCGATCAAAACGCCCCGAATCAAGCCTCCCGGTTCACGCTGCATGTTAAGTCGCTGAAGGAAAAAACACTAATTGCATCGGGCAAATCCGATGTCGCGAGCACATTCACCGTTGATTCGCCAGTCCCATATGCTTTGACGGAATTAATTGATCTCCTGAAAAAAGACAACACTACAAAAGGCGTTGGAGCAAAAGGACAAGACGTCAAAGGAGAGTGGGAAGGCCTATTGTCGAGATTCATTTCTCGACTAGAAACAAAGATCGCAGATCGGCGCTACGGATTTCTTTTCAAGCCAACCAGTGATTCTAACACATATGATTGGCTTGCAAGCCAGCTAATTCGGCTTCTCGGTTCAAATGGCGGGAAGGGCATCAAGGTCATTGATTTCTCCGAGGTACCATCTGATGTGCTCCCTGTTGTTACTGGAACTTTGGCTCGACTCCTGTACGATGTCCAGTTTTGGATGGATTCCGAGAAACGGACACCTGTAACTCTCCTTTGCGACGAAGCACACCTGTATTTGCCTGTGCGCGAGGACGCCGATGCCGTCCAAAAGCAAGCGCTGGCTTCCTTCGAGAGGATTGCAAAGGAAGGCCGCAAATACGGTTTCTCGCTTCTGGTGGTGAGTCAGCGTCCATCGGATGTCAGCAAGACCATCTTGAGCCAGTGCAACAACTTCCTTTCGTTGCGCCTCACGAACGAAGCCGACCAAAACGTCATCAAGAAGCTGATGCCGGATGCACTGTCTGGCCTTACAAGCATCCTTCCCCTGCTGGATACTGGCGAAGCGTTGATGCTGGGCGATGCCATCATCTTGCCATCTCGAATCAAGCTGGATGTTCCGGCCATTGCACCCGACAGCGCCACCCGCGATTTCTGGAAAGACTGGGGCAACCAAGCATCGGATGATGAGGCTATCGCAAAGGCAGTCGAAGCGCTCCGCAGCCAGACGAAGGCGAGATAATATCGAATGCCAATTCATGGGACTACATCAATCGTGCATCTGTATTGCGAAAGCCTTTATGAAGGGCGTGCGCTTTTTGATTTGCACGAATTATCTAGCCTAAGCTTTCCTGAACTAGATATGTTTGAAATCTACTCGAATCGAAGATTCCGTGCAGGAAAATGGTATACCTGTCCAGCAGATGCATTTTCAGTTATGTACTCTACAGCAATACGAGGGGAGAAATTTCCATTCTTTGAGGATGAGGGGAAAGACGTACGAATAGAGAGTGAGGCGTGGCCGGACCCATATTTTTTCAAATTCTTCCCGGAGCATTCTGGATTTGAACCACATGAAGACCAAGTATACGACAGAGCTGAAATTTATGCCGCCGGTGACGGCAATGCAGTTCGTGTATTTTGCAGCGAAGATCCCCATAAAATTCCAGATATTTGGTTTGACTACGGCTGCGGAAATCATGCAGACATTAATACTGTCGCGAGTGCTTTGGAGTCCAATCGAATGGGAGGCGAGCTTATAATTATAAGCCACTGGGATTTAGATCATTCAAATTGTTTGGCGCATCTCGGAAAGCCTGTCAAAGAATTAATCGCATCAAATGGGATGCCAAAAACTGCCAGAAGAATGGGGATAGAAAAGAGGTTGAATTCTCTTGGGATCGAGATCAAGACGCTGGGAGTTGGAAAAATTGCAGGCAAACTGGAGCTTAGTCCGTGCAGGTTTGGAAATGCAGAACTTTGGATTCCATTCCCAAGTAAAAGCAGGAATAAATCGTCATATGTCATGTTAATAAAAAACAAGGATTCTCTGTTGCTTTCCGGAGATCAGCACTATGCGCCGATTTGCAGCTCTATAACACCGAACGCGATAAATAATTTCTTGATCCCTCATCACGGTGGTCACGCCGGAAAAGAGCCGTCAAATCTCAGCACATTTCTATCAGGTTCAACAATGATTTCTTGCAGCCACCAAAAGCGTTCAAAAAGAGTCGGGGCTATCTCTTGGCTTACAATTTCAGCGAGCCGTCCTTCATATACATACTTGAACCACCCATCCATCAGTATATCCTATTGAAATGAACTTCCTCCTCTCAGATACTTTCACCGACAGTCTCGCTCGCCTCACCAGCGATG
This DNA window, taken from Fibrobacterota bacterium, encodes the following:
- a CDS encoding ATP-binding protein is translated as MTASPAALQFDGITPLGKVASVDTSRVVVDVSDSVLLTRIGVGNLMAIRGATEAEFLIAIVERVTRSMQEELQEPEHGELDDALQYAEAPRDLVRAAMIGTFRTVDGEKRNTFKRGADSFPQIDRDCFIIVGPNLQRFMGTLGSEYAEAERLKLGVFVADRTAEAVASGDRFFQRHAAILGSTGSGKSWTVALILERAAKLKYPNILVFDMHGEYAPLADKAKNGFADRLRIAGPGDLENPGDDVLFLPYWLLNRDEMLSMILDRSDQNAPNQASRFTLHVKSLKEKTLIASGKSDVASTFTVDSPVPYALTELIDLLKKDNTTKGVGAKGQDVKGEWEGLLSRFISRLETKIADRRYGFLFKPTSDSNTYDWLASQLIRLLGSNGGKGIKVIDFSEVPSDVLPVVTGTLARLLYDVQFWMDSEKRTPVTLLCDEAHLYLPVREDADAVQKQALASFERIAKEGRKYGFSLLVVSQRPSDVSKTILSQCNNFLSLRLTNEADQNVIKKLMPDALSGLTSILPLLDTGEALMLGDAIILPSRIKLDVPAIAPDSATRDFWKDWGNQASDDEAIAKAVEALRSQTKAR
- a CDS encoding SIR2 family protein, whose translation is MTLHEIKQRLQGHLSDGLVLVVGSGLSCAEGLPGMGELGSHLRSSVPAALTGDDVAAWSSIAALIGTKGLEGALLEQPPSQEIEARIVTETGNLVLAREKAVIEQVFSGRTTLRITKLIKHLLKPNTGLPIITTNYDRLVEIGLEEAGVGVDTLFTGRFAGTINEVFSRFSFCTGFKGRGKAQSLTFRNRAMVYKPHGSLDWYLRNGKPVCYGGELGTDVPRLIITPGRNKFRTGYDSPFDVHRSRANDAIDKASRFLILGYGFNDDHLETHLSPAIRQGKPTLMMTFELTQKARAMALELPSVIAMDRTLQDGIEGTRIIADRTETILPHQSLWDVNHFIREVL